The following are from one region of the Channa argus isolate prfri chromosome 6, Channa argus male v1.0, whole genome shotgun sequence genome:
- the LOC137129396 gene encoding P2Y purinoceptor 12-like isoform X1, whose amino-acid sequence MHGQTVSIRTLLNPIQKREQRNSRTRSSKINRLKQMEGNTTFLQFPGNRTNGTCSRDNVLKTLVFPVLYSLLFLVGLLLNAVAVWVFFRIPSKSHFIIYLKNVVVADVIMTFTFPFKVLSDSNMASIGLRIFVCRVSSVLFYLTMYISILFFGLISIDRCRKTLMPFRGTNTARLFRRKLLSGAIWTFLLILCLPNVILTSKTPTSKYFKCSDLKTMAGLHWHEVVNHVCQVIFWVNLVTVIVCYTLITKELYRSYSRSKSQSPVAGTICQGPSRATTQKSSQAKRKMSANVFLVLAVFFVCFVPFHFARVPYTMSQTRTVMFDCKLKLFFFQLKESTLFLTSINSLLDPLIYFFLCKAFRTTLFKTLRLPLGTCSWLTGQGSDSDTGN is encoded by the exons ATGCACGGACAGACTGTTAGTATCAGAACACTTTTGAATCCGATACAGAAGAGGGAGCAACGGAACAGTCGGACGCGTAGCAGCAAAATTAACAG ACTAAAGCAAATGGAGGGAAACACAACTTTCCTGCAGTTCCCTGGTAATCGCACCAACGGCACTTGTTCCCGGGACAATGTCTTGAAGACGCTGGTTTTTCCCGTTCTCTACTCCCTTCTCTTCCTGGTGGGGCTCTTACTCAACGCAGTGGCCGTGTGGGTGTTTTTTCGCATCCCCTCAAAGTCTCACTTTATCATATACCTGAAGAATGTTGTGGTTGCAGATGTGATCATGACCTTCACGTTCCCTTTCAAG GTGTTGTCAGACTCCAACATGGCATCCATTGGACTGCGTATATTTGTTTGTCGAGTTTCCTCGGTGCTTTTCTACCTCACCATGTACATCAGCATCCTCTTCTTTGGCCTCATCAGCATCGATCGCTGTCGAAAGACCCTCATGCCCTTTAGGGGTACTAACACAGCCCGACTGTTTCGTCGGAAGCTCCTTTCAGGGGCCATATGGACCTTCCTGCTCATTCTCTGTCTGCCCAATGTAATCTTGACAAGTAAAACGCCGACTTCGAAATACTTCAAGTGCAGTGACCTGAAGACAATGGCTGGGCTGCACTGGCACGAGGTGGTAAATCACGTGTGTCAAGTTATTTTCTGGGTCAACCTGGTGACTGTGATAGTGTGTTACACACTAATCACCAAAGAGCTGTACCGATCCTACTCCCGCAGTAAGTCCCAGAGTCCCGTTGCAGGGACGATATGTCAAGGTCCAAGCAGAGCAACAACTCAAAAGTCCAGCCAggccaaaagaaaaatgagtgCAAATGTCTTCCTGGTTCTGGCAGTGTTCTTTGTGTGCTTTGTGCCGTTTCACTTCGCCCGGGTGCCGTACACCATGAGCCAGACCCGAACGGTGATGTTCGACTGTAAACTCAAGCTCTTCTTTTTCCAGCTGAAGGAGAGCACACTCTTCCTCACATCCATAAACTCTCTCCTGGACCCTCTCATTTACTTCTTCCTGTGTAAGGCCTTCAGGACCACTCTGTTCAAGACCCTGCGGCTGCCTCTTGGTACATGTAGCTGGCTCACAGGCCAAGGGTCAGATTCAGATACAGGCAACTGA